The following are encoded in a window of Lampris incognitus isolate fLamInc1 chromosome 15, fLamInc1.hap2, whole genome shotgun sequence genomic DNA:
- the parp1 gene encoding poly [ADP-ribose] polymerase 1 produces the protein MADSQEEKLYRAEYAKSGRASCKKCKDNIAKDSLRMAIMVQSPRFDGKVPHWHHFSCFWLRVVAKSTDDIAGFSDLRWEDQEKVKKAIESGGTSGGKGGQKGGVKGEKTLTEFAVEYAKSNRSTCKGCELKIEKDQIRVSRKGMDPEKPQLGLIDRWYHMACFVGQREELAFKPEYSAAQLIGFSTLRAEDKEELKKRLPTIKSEGKRKVDEVDMASKKQKKEEAEEDKKFQEQLKEQNKLIWGIKDKLKKQCFLNDMKELLIANSQEVPSGESNVVDCLADGMTFGALEPCSTCMGQLVFKGDSYYCTGDISAWTKCVFKTTKPNRRNWVIPKEFSEVPFLKKFKFKQQDRLYPKVDPTPTLTTATAEPHPSASSAPTKPLSEGAPADKPLTNMKLFAVGKLTKNKDEFKAFVEEMGGKITGTASKANFCISTKKEVEKMSKKMEEVKEASVRVVSEDFLTDIKSSGKALQELVALHAISPWGAEVKLEAQAATTVSKSRPMASKSTGRAKEEEGGSKSKKMKLTVKGGAAVDPDSGLENSAHVLEQNGKMYSATLGLVDIVRGTNSYYKLQLLEDDVQKRYWVFRSWGRVGTTIGGNKLDKFHDKNSAVDNFLGVYKEKTGNIWSCSNFTKYPNKFYPLEIDYGQDEEAVKKLTATAGTKSQLPKPVQELIRMIFDVESMKKAMVEFEIDLQKMPLGKLSKRQIQSAYALLSEVQQAVAGGVPEAQILDLSNRFYTLIPHDFGMKKPPLLSNLDYIQAKVQMLDNLLDIEVAYSLLRGGAEDNGSDPIDINYEKLKTKIEVVDKSTKEAEIISQYVKNTHAATHNTYTLEVQEIFKVVREGEYQRYHPFKELHNRQLLWHGSRATNYAGIFSQGLRIAPPEAPVTGYMFGKGVYFADMVSKSANYCHTSQSDPVGLLLLAEVALGNMHELKKASHITKLPKGKHSVKGLGRTAPDANATVNLDGVQVPLGKGVHTNIDDTSLLYNEYIVYDVAQVNLKYLLKIKFNYQTSLW, from the exons ATGGCGGACTCCCAAGAAGAAAAACTTTACAGGGCTGAATACGCCAAAAGTGGCCGTGCATCGTGCAAGAAATGCAAGGATAACATCGCCAAAGACTCCCTGCGTATGGCCATCATGGTGCAG TCACCCAGGTTTGATGGAAAAGTCCCCCACTGGCACCATTTTTCTTGTTTCTGGCTGAGGGTGGTAGCAAAGTCCACAGATGATATCGCTGGCTTTTCTGACCTGCGCTGGGAAGACCAGGAAAAGGTCAAAAAAGCCATTGAAAGTGGAGGTACTTCAGGAG GTAAAGGGGGCCAGAAGGGTGGTGTCAAAGGAGAGAAGACACTTACTGAGTTTGCCGTGGAGTATGCCAAGTCTAACCGTAGCACATGCAAAGGCTGTGAGCTGAAAATAGAGAAG GATCAAATTCGTGTCTCTAGGAAGGGTATGGATCCAGAGAAGCCCCAGCTTGGCTTGATAGACCGCTGGTACCACATGGCTTGCTTTGTGGGGCAGAGAGAAGAACTGGCCTTTAAACCTGAATACAGCGCTGCCCAGTTGATAGGTTTCAGCACACTACGGGCTGAAGACAAGGAAGAGCTGAAGAAAAGGCTTCCCACCATCAAATCTGAAGG GAAGCGGAAGGTTGATGAGGTGGACATGGCATCAAAGAAACAGAAGAAGGAAGAAGCTGAGGAGGACAAAAAATTTCAAGAGCAGTTGAAG GAGCAGAATAAGCTGATATGGGGCATCAAGGACAAGCTGAAAAAGCAATGCTTCCTTAATGACATGAAGGAGCTACTTATTGCAAACAGCCAGGAGGTGCCCTCTGGAGAGTCCAAT GTGGTGGACTGTTTGGCAGATGGCATGACTTTTGGGGCTCTCGAGCCCTGTAGCACCTGCATGGGCCAGTTGGTGTTCAAAGGTGATTCATATTACTGCACCGGGGACATATCAGCCTGGACAAAGTGTGTGTTTAAAACCACAAAACCCAACCGTAGAAACTGGGTCATCCCCAAG GAATTCAGCGAGGTTCCCTTCCTTAAGAAATTCAAGTTCAAACAACAGGACAGGCTGTACCCCAAGGTGGATCCCACCCCAACCCTGACCACAGCCACAGCTGAACCCCATCCAAGTGCCTCAAGTGCCCCTACTAAACCTCTCTCAGAGGGGGCGCCTGCAG ACAAACCTCTTACGAATATGAAGCTGTTTGCCGTGGGTAAACTGACCAAGAATAAGGATGAATTTAAGGCTTTTGTGGAAGAGATGGGTGGAAAAATAACTGGCACAGCCAGTAAGGCTAACTTCTGCATCAGCACCAAGA AGGAGGTAGAGAAGATGAGTaagaagatggaagaggtgaaGGAAGCCAGTGTACGTGTGGTTTCTGAGGATTTCCTCACAGACATCAAGTCATCTGGCAAGGCCCTCCAGGAGCTGGTTGCCCTGCATGCCATCTCACCCTGGGGGGCAGAGGTCAAGCTGGAGGCCCAGGCTGCAACAACAGTCTCAAAGTCTAGACCCATGGCGTCCAAGAGCACAggccgggctaaagaggaagaaG GTGGCAGCAAATCAAAGAAGATGAAGCTGACAGTCAAAGGAGGAGCTGCTGTGGATCCAGACTCGG GTCTGGAGAACAGCGCTCATGTCCTAGAGCAGAATGGGAAGATGTACAGTGCCACGCTGGGCCTTGTAGACATTGTAAGGGGAACAAACTCTTACTACAAACTGCAGTTACTGGAGGATGACGTACAGAAACG GTACTGGGTGTTCAGGTCATGGGGGAGGGTCGGAACCACCATTGGAGGCAACAAGCTGGATAAGTTCCATGACAAAAACTCTGCCGTGGACAACTTCCTCGGCGTGTACAAAGAGAAGACGGGCAACATCTGGAGCTGCTCAAACTTCACCAAGTACCCCAATAAGTTCTACCCGCTGGAGATTGACTATGGACAG GATGAAGAGGCAGTGAAGAAGCTGACGGCCACTGCTGGGACCAAGTCTCAGTTACCCAAACCCGTCCAGGAGCTCATCAGGATGATCTTTGATGTGGAGAGCATGAAGAAGGCCATGGTGGAGTTTGAG ATTGACCTTCAGAAGATGCCCCTGGGAAAGCTCAGTAAGCGGCAAATCCAGAGTGCTTATGCTCTTCTCAGcgaggtgcagcag GCTGTGGCAGGCGGTGTCCCTGAGGCCCAGATTTTGGACCTGTCCAATCGCTTCTACACCCTCATACCTCATGACTTTGGCATGAAGAAACCTCCCCTGCTCAGCAACCTGGACTATATTCAG GCTAAGGTTCAGATGCTTGACAACCTGTTGGATATTGAAGTGGCCTATAGCCTGCTGAGAGGAGGGGCAGAGGACAATGGCAGTGATCCCATTGACATCAACTACGAGAAACTCAAAACCAAAATCGAG GTTGTGGATAAGAGCACAAAGGAAGCTGAGATTATTTCACAATACGTCAAGAACACACATGCTGCAACTCACAATACTTATACACTGGAAGTACAAGAG ATCTTCAAAGTTGTTAGGGAGGGAGAGTACCAGCGGTATCACCCCTTCAAGGAACTGCACAATCGGCAGTTGTTGTGGCATGGTTCACGCGCCACCAACTACGCTGGCATCTTTTCTCAGGGTCTTCGTATCGCCCCCCCAGAGGCCCCTGTG ACTGGTTACATGTTTGGCAAAGGTGTGTACTTTGCAGACATGGTGTCCAAGAGCGCTAACTACTGCCACACCTCTCAGTCAGACCCTGTCGGCCTCCTACTGCTGGCAGAGGTTGCCCTTGGCAACAT GCATGAACTGAAGAAGGCATCGCACATTACAAAATTACCCAAGGGCAAACACAGTGTTAAAG GTTTGGGTAGAACTGCACCCGACGCAAATGCCACTGTCAATTTAGACGGGGTGCAAGTGCCTCTGGGAAAAGGAGTCCATACTAACATTGATGACACAAGCCTTCTCTACAATGA GTACATTGTATACGATGTGGCGCAGGTGAATCTCAAGTACCTGCTGAAGATTAAATTCAACTACCAGACATCCCTTTGGTGA